ATTCGTCTGGCGAGTCAATGATCTTCAGAAGATCATCTTTGTGTCGCTCTCTTATAGGAGGCTTGTAGGCTTTCAAAACAATATTCTATTAAAACCATCCGGCCCCTAAACCGCGGAAAGGCCAGGGGATGGAGGCAATAATCACCAAAAGGCCAATGCCATACATAATGGCAATTCGTTTGTACTTGGCTACGGAATCAGACATACGTTTAGCCGTGCTGAAACCAATGGTAATCAATGCAATGGCGATGATCATCATGGACATGTGCTCTACAGTATAGAACCGGAGCACCTGGCTTTCCATTACGCCGGATTCAAATGAAACTTTGGGGCTGATAAAATAAAGAGCCAGACCTATCAATAGCTGGATGTGCGTAAAAATAAGGGCAAGAAGAGCGGCAAGCCTATCCGATTTTTGATAATCTTTTTTGCCTGACCACCCGGTAACGGCTTTGAACAAAGCCCAGACAATGAGTACCAATACAATCCATCGAAGTCCTGAGTGTGCGTGTAATAATCCTTCGTACATGTGCTAAAATATTTTCTTTAATTGATGAAGATGAATATAGCCAAGAATTAACTCTTAATCTTAAGCTTAGCTTTTTTGAGAATGCGTTTTACACGACGTTGATTCACCCCGAGATCGTAAGCTCCAACCCGGCTTGCACTTCGGATGAAAACAGTAGTTGTTCCAGCGGCTTCTTCCATAATTACATCCACATCATCCTTAAATCCAAAAACGGGAATGCGATATACGGCATGAAGTTCAATCCTTTTGGGATCGATCACTTCCCACCGGTACGATTCTTCGTCGAAGACTTTAATAAATGCTTCGTACACCATTTCGAGACCGGTTTGATATACTTCTGAAGTCCGGATACAGTTCGGCGTAGCAGGGCAGGGAGGTAGTGGATTCTTTTCGGAAATTTTGGGCATAGTCGGATTGAAACTTGATTACGAGATAAGAATCAATCCTCCTCGAAAAAACGTTCCAGCATTTCAATACAAGAGTCAATCTCGTTACAAACTTTGAAGAGCTTGAGGCTGCTTTTTCTTACAAAATCATACTGAATTGAGTTCTCGGTAAACTTAACCAGTCCATCGAAATACCCCTCTGCATTAAGCAGGAAAATAGGTTTGTCATGAATACCCAACTGCCGCCAGGTAAGGATTTCAAAGAATTCGTCAAGAGTTCCGAATCCACCGGGCAGGATAAGAAAAGCGTCAGAAAGAGATTCCATAAGCGCTTTTCGGGTATGCATGTCCTGCGTTTCGTGGAGGTCGGTGAGTTCGGTATGGGCCACTTCCAGTTTCTTAAGCCGCGTTGGGATCACCCCAAAAACGTCACCGCCACTTTCGAGGGCGGCATCGGCCAGCTTGCCCATCATCCCGACTTTACCACCGCCATAAACCACACCCCAGTTTCGCCGGGCAATTTCGCGACCCGCTTGTTGGGCCAGCTCGGGAAACCGTGGGTTATTGCTTTCTCTGGAACCGCAATACACGCAGACGTTTTTCTTCATCAGGCTACGGTAAACATTCGTTTGAGAACGGTGTCAAGTTTTTCCACAAAATAGCGCACATCCTCTTCGGTATTCTGCTTACCGAAACTGACGCGAATGCTCGACTTAGCCAGTCCGTCTTCCATGCCAATACCATTCAGCACATGCGAAGGCTCAACCGCTCCGGAAGTACAGGCTGACCCATTGGATACACAAATACCCTCAATATCCAGGTTCAGCAGCAGCATCTCGCCATCTATATATTTTCCCTGCTCATCACTGAAGGAGAGGTTAACGATGTGGGGCACTCCGTTGTCTTGCGGGCCATTCACATTGTAGTTGAAGTCCAGGTTGTTGTCCATCTCTTTGAGGAGAAGGGAACGTAGTTTTTTGAAATGCTTTTGATGTTCATCCATCTCTTCAACAGCCAGTTCAAGGGCTTTGGCAAAACCAACAATTCCGGGCACGTTGAGGGTACCTCCCCGGCGGCGGCGTTCCTGAGATCCGCCATGTACCCACGGGATCCATTTAGAGCCATTTTTCACATACATAATTCCGGTTCCCTTCGGCCCGTAAATCTTGTGAGCA
The nucleotide sequence above comes from Gracilimonas sp.. Encoded proteins:
- a CDS encoding cytochrome B; the encoded protein is MYEGLLHAHSGLRWIVLVLIVWALFKAVTGWSGKKDYQKSDRLAALLALIFTHIQLLIGLALYFISPKVSFESGVMESQVLRFYTVEHMSMMIIAIALITIGFSTAKRMSDSVAKYKRIAIMYGIGLLVIIASIPWPFRGLGAGWF
- a CDS encoding TIGR00730 family Rossman fold protein, with translation MKKNVCVYCGSRESNNPRFPELAQQAGREIARRNWGVVYGGGKVGMMGKLADAALESGGDVFGVIPTRLKKLEVAHTELTDLHETQDMHTRKALMESLSDAFLILPGGFGTLDEFFEILTWRQLGIHDKPIFLLNAEGYFDGLVKFTENSIQYDFVRKSSLKLFKVCNEIDSCIEMLERFFEED
- a CDS encoding DUF1499 domain-containing protein, whose protein sequence is MPKISEKNPLPPCPATPNCIRTSEVYQTGLEMVYEAFIKVFDEESYRWEVIDPKRIELHAVYRIPVFGFKDDVDVIMEEAAGTTTVFIRSASRVGAYDLGVNQRRVKRILKKAKLKIKS